The Aedes aegypti strain LVP_AGWG chromosome 1, AaegL5.0 Primary Assembly, whole genome shotgun sequence sequence TTGAAGTCAGCACTTGGTATCTTCGTGTGTCCCTTGTATGGTCTTTTTTGGTCCCATTTTAAAGCATAAGATCTTTAAAGTTCCTATTTCAAAGGCACTCACCTTAATACCGGCATCCCACAGCTTGTTCAGCACCTCCATTCGCTTTAAATGCAGTCCCTTGTGAGCCGAAGCCACGTAAGCCTCGATCTCCGTCGTTCGGATCTTCTTCTGCTGGTTCTTGGCTTCCAGGATCGAGAAGATCCGCTCCACACCGATCGAAACACCCACGCAGGGAACCTGTTTTCGCTTCGGGTTGAACATTCCCACTAGATTGTCGTACCGTCCGCCGCCTGCCACCGAACCGACGCTGACTTCCTCCTCCTTGTCCTTGCCCTTCTTGCCATTTTCTACGGGTAAAGGCTCTGCCTTCAGCACCGCTTCGTAGATGACTCCCGTGTAGTAATCCAGTCCACGGGCCAAACTCAAGTCGAACACGATCTTATCCTTGAGTCCGAAAATTTCACAATATTGCAGCAGAAGTCGCATGTCTTCGATGCCTTCAATTGCTGATTTGATGTTCTTAAGTTTCTCATCCTCCGCCAGCTTATCCACCAATTCCGCACCGCCATTCATCCTAACGTACTCCCCAATTCTGTCCGCGATCTCCCCATCCAATCCCTTCTCGTCCATCATCTCCTTCCGTACCTCCTCCCAGGGAGTCTTGTCCAGCTTATCCACAGACGAACAGATCGTCCGGAACTTGTCCGCTGGCACCCCGCAAGCCTCGAACATTCCGTCCAGCAGCTTCCGGTGGTTCAACTTGACCACAAACTCCCCGATATCCAGCTCGGTCAGAATCTCCGTCACGACCTTCACGCACTCCGCATCCGGCAGCATCGGATCGTACGTTCCGGCAATGTCGAAATCGCACTGGTAGAACTCCCTGTACCTACCCCGGGTCATGGCCGGATTATCCCTCCGGTAAACCTTGGCGATGTGATACCGCCGGATGTTGAACACATTGCCCATGCCGACGAATCTGGCAAACGGAACCGTCAGATCGTATCGCAGTGCCAGGATCTCGCCGCCCTGATCCTTCAGATCGTAGATCAGCTTGCTGTCCTCGCCGTACTTTCCCGTTAGGACTTCCTTCAGCTCAAACACCGGCGTGTCGATCGTTTCGGCGCCGTGCTTCTTGAAGATGGTTTTAACTCGCTCCAGAATGTCCAGGCGGAGGGCCATCGCCTCAGGGCCATAGTCCCGGGTACCTTTCGGCGTTTTCAGTGTGATATTCTTGTTACCCCGCTCTGGTTCGTCCTGTAGCTTGGCCTTGAGGGCCAACAACTTGGCGACCTCCTCATCGATCTGCAAAGAAGTGATAGAGAAAAGAGAGATTCGATCAAGATTACGTGTTCAAGCAGTTCAGGGCGAAAAGGTGACGCGAACCTGAGTGATTTGGTGGAAGATTTTGTCGTTAGCTTTGAGCTGAAACGGGGCCGTATTGGCGCACGTACAGAAACGACAATTGCCATGGCCGAGTGCTTTGAATCGGCGATCCTCGATAGCCGAAGAAGAGTTGGCACGATCGAACCGTCCAGCGGCGATCGCGCTTCTGGTGAGCGATCTATGAAGTGTGGTTATCGCGACGGTGCCCCTTGAACGTATTTGGCTCAACATGTTACTTCAACTGCGTATTTGGTTATGTGAAGCAGTTTAAATTCCGATTTAGCTCCTTTCGTATATGAGGTCAGATTCCCGAATACTTAATGATCATAATCGCAGTTAATGATGCTTTCTAGAAGGTTGGAATTAGGCTGAGCGTATCTCTTTATGTTTGCTCACTTTTATAGGAAGTTTTGAGGTCATACATTTGGAAGCAACAAATAGAAAAAAGAGAAGACGAAAATTAATCAGGATATGGCACATACAAACGCAACAAAATACATAGATAAGAGAAGTGGGGCTACCCCGAGAGTCGTTTAGCAATACTATTCAAATGATCAAAGACTATTTGTGCCAAAACATACAGAACACCCTTCAAATATTAGCATGCCTATAGTAAAACGATGTACGGTACTGACGCCAGCCTCGGTACAATTTGGCGCGCCTAAAACAACCAATATGTACGCGCAGCATTCTGAGGCAGCATTGCCGTGAGGGCGAGCACGATCGAAAGACTTGAAAACTGatggactgctggaggacaatCAAAGAGGCCATTAATGGTGCTACCAACGATTGTTTCCACGAGGAGTTTCatgaggttttggaggagaaggatgcagcacGGTACGCGACAAATAGtgaaacgatacagactgaagtgaAAAGAGTAAACCCGCCTTTTTCCGGACAAAAAGCTctgcctggaagaggtggaatgccaagagaagGAGTTCCTACACCGTTCTCAAGATACGCGGAAGCTCTACcacagggtttctcaaccggtggtccgcggacccctagggggccgtgaagAGTTcccagggggtccgcgaagccattgaGAACAAGTGTCGTTTGTCCTAACTGATGAAAAAGTTTCAcgtaaaaattcaaaagggccgatCCTCAGATCATTGAATCAGAGAATATTGATCACTACTGTTCGCGCACGGGTAGGACCCTACCTTAATCGTTGTGGTTTTGAGGTACTCGGAAGAATGAAACGAAAGGCGTACGGTAGCGTCTTGCCATTGCAATGGTCAAGTTGAGACTGTTTATTTGACTAATACCATATATACAAATACGTATAGGCGTAGGGACAAACACTGATTTGCACAAACAACTACATTTTCAATTGCTATTTCTCTATATTCATATGATATCTTGCTCGTTGATTGCATTTTACTATTTCAACACGTTAATAATAGATATCATtatgaaaactgccaaaaatgtggaaaacgatatgaaattaaatgttttacccatttttgattttcaagcaAACATTGGcctatttatgagttttgttaGTGTGCCGTGGCCCAAGGATAGGTTCTTTGGGTTT is a genomic window containing:
- the LOC5573411 gene encoding histidine--tRNA ligase, cytoplasmic isoform X1 encodes the protein MLSQIRSRGTVAITTLHRSLTRSAIAAGRFDRANSSSAIEDRRFKALGHGNCRFCTCANTAPFQLKANDKIFHQITQIDEEVAKLLALKAKLQDEPERGNKNITLKTPKGTRDYGPEAMALRLDILERVKTIFKKHGAETIDTPVFELKEVLTGKYGEDSKLIYDLKDQGGEILALRYDLTVPFARFVGMGNVFNIRRYHIAKVYRRDNPAMTRGRYREFYQCDFDIAGTYDPMLPDAECVKVVTEILTELDIGEFVVKLNHRKLLDGMFEACGVPADKFRTICSSVDKLDKTPWEEVRKEMMDEKGLDGEIADRIGEYVRMNGGAELVDKLAEDEKLKNIKSAIEGIEDMRLLLQYCEIFGLKDKIVFDLSLARGLDYYTGVIYEAVLKAEPLPVENGKKGKDKEEEVSVGSVAGGGRYDNLVGMFNPKRKQVPCVGVSIGVERIFSILEAKNQQKKIRTTEIEAYVASAHKGLHLKRMEVLNKLWDAGIKAEHPYKQNPKLLAQLQYCEENQIPYAVVLGDGELSRGVVKLREISSRKEDEVPVENLAEEIRKRLTTTV
- the LOC5573411 gene encoding histidine--tRNA ligase, cytoplasmic isoform X2, which produces MTERETVLAAITAQGDVVRSLKAAKAEKSKIDEEVAKLLALKAKLQDEPERGNKNITLKTPKGTRDYGPEAMALRLDILERVKTIFKKHGAETIDTPVFELKEVLTGKYGEDSKLIYDLKDQGGEILALRYDLTVPFARFVGMGNVFNIRRYHIAKVYRRDNPAMTRGRYREFYQCDFDIAGTYDPMLPDAECVKVVTEILTELDIGEFVVKLNHRKLLDGMFEACGVPADKFRTICSSVDKLDKTPWEEVRKEMMDEKGLDGEIADRIGEYVRMNGGAELVDKLAEDEKLKNIKSAIEGIEDMRLLLQYCEIFGLKDKIVFDLSLARGLDYYTGVIYEAVLKAEPLPVENGKKGKDKEEEVSVGSVAGGGRYDNLVGMFNPKRKQVPCVGVSIGVERIFSILEAKNQQKKIRTTEIEAYVASAHKGLHLKRMEVLNKLWDAGIKAEHPYKQNPKLLAQLQYCEENQIPYAVVLGDGELSRGVVKLREISSRKEDEVPVENLAEEIRKRLTTTV